The sequence TTCGCCAGGTCGCGTGGAAGCCCCGCAAGCCAGGCAGCCAGATCAACCGCATGCGCCGTCTCGACGAAATGGCGGAGGGTTTCGTCGGGGGCATCGGCCAGGGGTATAGGGTCGCCCAGGTTCGCTTCGTTCTTTTTCATCAGTCCGTATCTCCGAACAGCATCTGATATTTCCAATCAGGGGCGCTTGATCAAGCCACCAAGTGCGGGGTCGATCCGGCTTATTGGAGGCTCATGAGACCCGTGAATCTCGGCCGTTCCGAAAAAGGGCTTCCCTCAGGTTACTTCCGGCAGTGGCTGCGTGGGCTCACCCGCGGCAATCTCCTTACCGATCCAGCGATCCATCACGACACACGCGGTCAGGTCACCCGTGACATTCACCGTGGTTCGGCACATATCCAGGATCCGGTCGACACCGAGAATCAAGGCAATGCCAGAGATGGGAACACCGACGCCTTGCAGAATAGTCGCGAGTACGACAATTCCCACGCCCGGCGTACTCGGTGTGCCGATGGAAGCGCCGACAGTGATTGCGATGAGTAACAGTAACTCACTCAATGTAAGATCGATGCCGAACACCTGGGTCAGGAACACAGCGGCCACCACTTGATACAGCGCAGTGCCGTCCATGTTGATCGTCGCGCCCAGGGGGATGATGAACTGCGCGATGGATTTGCGCACACCCAGCTTCTCGTGCGCCGTTTGCATCGACAGCGGCATCACCGCGGCGGAGCTTGAGGTGGAAAACGCCAGCAGCTGTGGTTCCCGAATTGCGCGCAGGAAGGCGCCCGGTGTCTTTTTTGCCGCAAACACCACGATCAATACATAGATTCCCAACAACAACAGCAACCCCAGTAACACGCTGGCCACATAGACCGACATACCGAGAAGGGCGTCGATGCCTACGCGAATCGTGATGTCGCACAGCAGACCGAATACGGCCAGGGGCGCGATCGTCATCGCCCAGTTGACGATTTTCATTGTCAGGGCCTGGATGCTGCTTAACAGGTCGAGGACTAGTTTGTTCTGACGTTTTTCCAGTGCGATCAGCGCCACGCCGATAAAAATGGCATAGACCACGATGGCGAACATGTCCTTGTCGATAAGCGACCTGAAGGGATTGGCGGGGACCAGACTCGCGATGCGTTGTGGGAGACTGATATCTTGCGCATCGACACTGGTCGTTGTCACGGTATGCGGAGTATCACCAACCATGGATTGCACCAGATCAGCAGCGATATAATGACCGGGACGCAATATTGTCGCCACAGTGATACCGAGCACCACGGCGATAACGGTTGTGGTAATAAAATAAGGCACGATTCGCACACCGGCTTTTTTCAGAAAAGATGCATCACCACTGGAGGTAATGCCGAGAATAATCGAGGAGATCACCAGCGGAATGACGACCATCTGGATCATTGCCAGGAACAATTGGCCGGGCACTGCGACCCATTGGGCCACGTTGTAAGCCGTTTCTTCGGGTAACAATGCGACACCGGATGGCGATAGAAGAAGTCCCAGTCCGATGCCCAGCACCATGGCGACCAACACCTGTTGCCATAGATGTGTGCGTAGGAGTAAAGGTTTTTGGGGTTTTCGGTGTCTTTGCATGCCGTCGGTTTCCTGTCCGCACCGGTAGGGCTTCTAAGCCTTGTCGAATAAGTCTAAGATAGGCCCTTACTTTACTCGGGCGTATCGAGAAGAGGTCTTAATTGCCCCGCACCCTTCCCCGAGTGGTAAAATCCGCTGTAGTGCACAGGGGAATCACACCATTACCGTCGCTGCCAGAACCTGAAGGCAGATGCGTTTTCTAACGGACCCAAATCTTAGGTTAGCCGATTTGGGTTGTCTGCAGTGAACTGAATTATGAGACAATCTGATGAACACTAGGCCAGGAATTATACTGACATCGCAGGATCTGAATCGCCTGGAGACGCTGCTTGATGCACTACCGACGGACGCCTTTCCGGGCAAGGTCGAGCTGCGGGCGGAACTCGATCGTGCCGAGGTCGTCGAGCCACAGGACATCCCGCCCGATGTGGTGACCATGAACAGCAGGGTGCGCTTTGCGCTGGAATCGGGAGAAGAGTTCTCCCTGACACTGGTGTACCCGAAGGATATGGATGGCAGCGCCGACCGTATCTCGATAATCGCACCCGTCGGCAGTGCGCTGTTGGGGCTGTCTGCAGGTGAACACATCGAGTGGCCCCGGCCGGGTGGCGGAATACTGAAGGTGCGTCTTGTGGAAGTCGTCTACCAACCCGAGCGGGCTGGTGACTTCCACCGCTAGCGCGCAATTTTGAAACGCCAGTGAAGGTTATACCGGCACTACGTAGCGGGTATGCCCCAGCGTCGGGATCATCCGCCGCGTCTGCCAGGGCGCGGGTTCGGCATGCGGTTCGACACGTTCTGTCTCGTCGGCGAGATGATCGCCACCTGTATTGAGCAGAATGGATACAAGACCCGGGCCTTCAACTGCGGAGAAGAACACGACCGACTTTTCGACGCGCGTTCACCGTGGGGTTCTGATCGTCCTCCAGGTCATCATGGCGGTGGAATTGATACTGGTGTTCTATGAGCGGCAGTGGATCAACGCGTTCCTGATCATGACGATCATGGCGATCACCCTTTCACCCGCTGTGCTTGGTCACCGGTTCCGGGTGTACATTCCCCCGGAGTTTCAACTGCTGGCCGTGGTATTCGTGTTCGCGGCGTTATTCCTGGGGGAAATCCACAGCTACTATGCGCGGTTCTGGTGGTGGGATATCGCGCTGCACACCAGTTCCGGGCTGCTGATGGGGATTCTCGGTTTTCTGCTCGTCTATGTGCTCAACGAGAGCGAAAACATCGACGTTCATATGCGGGCGCATTTCGTGGCGTTGTTCGCGTTTTTGTTTGCCGTGACGGTCGGCACGCTATGGGAGATCTTTGAATTCGCTATGGACCAGATCGTCGATACCAATATGCAGAAACCCATGCTCGGGGATCCATCGGGACTGACCGACACCATGTGGGATATGATCGTCAATGCCCTGGGCGCCCTGGCAATCAGCGCGCTGGGCTGGTGGTATATGAAACGCGACGAACGCTCTTTCATCGAAGCCTGGATTCGAAAGTTCATCGAACGCAACCCTCGGCTGTTCCGACATTGAACCGGCGAGACGGGGCTTGTGACATGCCTTATAGAAAGCTATTGGAGGTACCACGACCATGAATTCACTTGCACAGGATTACCCGGCCATTCTCTCTGGCGATCACCAACCGCCCTGTCTCTCCCTGTATCAGCCGACATATAGACAACACCCGGACAATGCGCAGGATCCCATCCGCTTCCGCAACCTGGTGAAGAAGATGGAGGAATCATTGCGGCAGAAATACCCGAAACAGAAAATCAAGTCGCTTATGCAGCCGTTCGAGGCTCTGGCTGAAGACCGGGCTTTCTGGAATCACACTGGGGACGGGCTCGCGATTCTGAGTGCGCCCGGGTTGTTCCGTGTTTATAGGCTGCAGCGCCCGGTTGCCGAACTGGTGGTTGTCGCCGACAGTTTTCACACCAAACCGCTGATGCGCATCGCACAGTCGGCCGACCGCTACCAGATTCTTGGTCTGAACCGGCGGGCGTTCAAGGTGTTCGAGGGTAATCGCGACGCGCTGGACGAAATTCTGCCGATCGAAGGCGTACCGCAATCGACTGCCGAACTGCTGGGCAAAGAGGCCGACGCTCGTGAAGGTGCGCATCGCACCTACGGGCCTACCGGCGGCGCCACGGGACATGGCACCGATGTCAAACAGGATGCCGCAGACCGTGACACCCAACAATTTTTCCGCGCGGTCGATCAGGTGGTGTTGCAACATTGTTCGCAACCCTCAGGGCTGCGTCTGATACTGGCGGCGCTACCCGAGCACCAC is a genomic window of Pseudomonadota bacterium containing:
- a CDS encoding nucleoside diphosphate kinase regulator → MNTRPGIILTSQDLNRLETLLDALPTDAFPGKVELRAELDRAEVVEPQDIPPDVVTMNSRVRFALESGEEFSLTLVYPKDMDGSADRISIIAPVGSALLGLSAGEHIEWPRPGGGILKVRLVEVVYQPERAGDFHR
- a CDS encoding dicarboxylate/amino acid:cation symporter → MQRHRKPQKPLLLRTHLWQQVLVAMVLGIGLGLLLSPSGVALLPEETAYNVAQWVAVPGQLFLAMIQMVVIPLVISSIILGITSSGDASFLKKAGVRIVPYFITTTVIAVVLGITVATILRPGHYIAADLVQSMVGDTPHTVTTTSVDAQDISLPQRIASLVPANPFRSLIDKDMFAIVVYAIFIGVALIALEKRQNKLVLDLLSSIQALTMKIVNWAMTIAPLAVFGLLCDITIRVGIDALLGMSVYVASVLLGLLLLLGIYVLIVVFAAKKTPGAFLRAIREPQLLAFSTSSSAAVMPLSMQTAHEKLGVRKSIAQFIIPLGATINMDGTALYQVVAAVFLTQVFGIDLTLSELLLLIAITVGASIGTPSTPGVGIVVLATILQGVGVPISGIALILGVDRILDMCRTTVNVTGDLTACVVMDRWIGKEIAAGEPTQPLPEVT